From a region of the Helianthus annuus cultivar XRQ/B chromosome 5, HanXRQr2.0-SUNRISE, whole genome shotgun sequence genome:
- the LOC110914447 gene encoding heat shock cognate 70 kDa protein, producing MYGGTETCVRVPVGDSDFFPVEIGLHQGSALSLFLFVVVLDELSISLKESIPWCMHFVDDIVLLADTKQRLNERIEELRASLEEKGLRISRSNTEYLCCDFSGTVDHEDIQITIDGQKVPQMTRKTAIGIDVGTTYSCVAAWFGKHNRVEIIPNEQGNKITPSCVACDGIEMLVGEAAKKQSIWNPKNTVFDVKRLMGARFSDGIVQKDIDTRPFKVIEGPGEKPIIVFEHETIEKKFSPEEISSMILKNLKEAAEAFLGTTVTDAVITVPAYFSDKQRQATMDAGVLAGLNVMRLINEPTSAATAYGLDRSADINCPEEKNVLIFDLGGGTFDVSLLNITKDGTIAVKAVGGDTYLGGETFDKLMVKHCVQLLRDKQEKDVSENAKAMMRLKIACEKAKRELSSTTQTSINIEFLYEGHDFKTRFSRAKFEEINAGFFNMCMKRVENCLHDGNMHKSDVDDVVIVGGSTRIPKVQQMLMEFFDGKPLCKSINADEAVAYGAAVLAANLSGCGNQKVQDLILLDVTPLSLGISVDEIDDMSVVIPRNTRIPTMKEEVYETHIDNQVSALFEVYQGEGRKTKENIFLDRFTLHDVPAAPAGEQEFKVCFNIDVNGILHVSAEIISTGNKKSITIVRSGV from the exons ATGTATGGTGGGACCGAAACTTGTGTTCGTGTGCCAGTAGGGGATAGTGATTTTTTCCCTGTGGAGATAGGACTCCACCAAGGGTCTGCATTGAGTCTATTTCTCTTTGTAGTTGTCTTGGATGAGTTGTCAATTTCGTTGAAGGAGTCGATTCCGTGGTGCATGCATTTTGTAGATGATATTGTGTTACTTGCGGATACTAAACAACGCCTGAATGAGAGGATAGAAGAGTTGCGGGCATCATTAGAAGAGAAAGGTTTAAGGATTAGTCGCTCAAATACCGAGTACCTTTGTTGCGATTTCAGTGGGACAGTCGACCATGAGGATATCCAGATCACCATCGATGGTCAGAAGGTGCCACAG ATGACCAGGAAAACTGCAATTGGAATTGATGTTGGAACAACATATTCATGTGTTGCAGCCTGGTTCGGTAAGCACAATCGTGTTGAGATCATCCCTAATGAACAAGGTAACAAAATTACTCCGTCATGCGTTGCATGTGATGGAATAGAAATGCTAGTAGGCGAAGCCGCTAAAAAACAAAGCATATGGAATCCTAAAAACACTGTTTTTG ATGTTAAACGTTTAATGGGAGCTAGATTCAGTGATGGTATAGTGCAAAAAGACATTGACACAAGACCGTTTAAGGTTATTGAAGGGCCTGGGGAGAAGCCAATCATTGTATTTGAACACGAGACCATAGAAAAGAAGTTTTCACCAGAAGAAATATCTTCAATGATTTTAAAAAATTTGAAAGAGGCTGCCGAAGCATTTCTTGGAACAACAGTTACTGATGCAGTGATCACTGTTCCTGCATACTTTAGTGATAAGCAGCGCCAGGCAACTATGGATGCTGGTGTGTTGGCGGGCCTTAACGTCATGCGCTTGATTAATGAGCCAACGTCAGCCGCAACTGCTTATGGTTTAGATAGGAGTGCTGACATAAACTGTCCAGAAGAGAAAAATGTTTTGATATTTGATTTGGGTGGAGGAACTTTTGATGTGTCTCTTCTTAATATCACCAAGGATGGAACCATTGCTGTTAAAGCGGTGGGTGGTGATACTTACTTGGGTGGTGAAACCTTTGACAAGTTGATGGTAAAACATTGTGTTCAACTATTGAGAGATAAACAAGAGAAGGATGTGAGTGAGAATGCAAAAGCAATGATGAGGTTGAAGATTGCTTGTGAGAAAGCAAAGAGGGAATTGTCATCAACAACTCAAACATCGATTAACATTGAGTTCTTGTACGAGGGACATGATTTCAAAACAAGGTTCAGCAGGGCAAAATTTGAGGAGATAAATGCTGGTTTTTTCAACATGTGCATGAAGCGTGTGGAAAATTGTTTGCATGATGGAAATATGCACAAGAGTGATGTTGATGATGTGGTAATTGTTGGTGGGTCGACTCGGATTCCCAAAGTACAACAAATGCTGATGGAGTTTTTTGATGGGAAACCCCTTTGCAAGAGCATTAACGCCGACGAAGCTGTTGCTTATGGTGCTGCAGTGTTGGCTGCAAACTTAAGTGGTTGTGGAAACCAAAAGGTACAAGATTTGATTCTATTAGACGTGACCCCTCTTTCACTTGGCATCAGTGTTGACGAGATTGATGATATGAGTGTTGTGATCCCTAGGAACACACGAATACCAACTATGAAGGAAGAGGTTTATGAGACACATATCGACAACCAAGTATCTGCGTTATTTGAAGTATATCAGGGTGAGGgcagaaaaacaaaagaaaacatttttcTCGACAGATTCACTCTTCATGATGTTCCAGCCGCTCCCGCAGGTGAACAGGAGTTCAAGGTTTGCTTTAACATAGATGTTAATGGTATTCTCCATGTTTCAGCTGAGATTATATCCACAGGTAATAAAAAAAGTATCACAATTGTTAGGAGTGGAGTTTAA